One genomic segment of Paenibacillus sp. FSL H8-0332 includes these proteins:
- a CDS encoding thiamine pyrophosphate-dependent dehydrogenase E1 component subunit alpha codes for MKSLNNAIAGQAVLAGSTSDHDLERMLLIRQYELSILGLFSSGHVTGTTHTCMGQEYIPVALNPFIEEEDFVISNHRGHGHYIARYGDAQGLLAEVMGKQGAVCNGIGGSQHIRRDRFISTGVQAEGIAVGTGIAWSYKYKQQDNLVFVYIGDGTFGRGCVYESLNFAGIWNLPMVIVVENNGIAISTHQSYSMSGSIEGRVRGFDLDYLCIRSKAVNEIREQTGDAIHRVRKESKPLVIEFITDRVASHSKGDDTRSAGELERVQENYWYNQMKASDKARVDKLEEAVRNQMQTLQELVIHREGAEWADYEKRKNK; via the coding sequence ATGAAATCTTTGAATAATGCCATTGCCGGGCAGGCGGTTCTGGCGGGAAGCACTAGTGATCATGATCTGGAAAGAATGCTGTTGATCCGTCAATATGAGCTATCGATCCTCGGACTTTTTTCAAGCGGACATGTCACAGGGACCACTCATACCTGCATGGGACAAGAATATATTCCGGTAGCCTTGAATCCGTTCATTGAAGAAGAAGACTTTGTGATCAGCAATCACCGGGGGCATGGGCATTATATTGCCAGATATGGGGATGCCCAGGGCTTGCTGGCAGAGGTCATGGGCAAACAAGGCGCCGTATGCAATGGAATCGGAGGAAGCCAGCATATCCGCAGAGACCGCTTTATATCTACAGGGGTTCAGGCCGAAGGCATAGCGGTAGGCACAGGCATCGCCTGGAGTTATAAATACAAGCAACAGGATAATCTGGTATTTGTCTATATTGGAGACGGAACCTTTGGCAGGGGCTGCGTGTACGAAAGCTTGAACTTTGCCGGCATATGGAATCTCCCGATGGTAATCGTTGTAGAGAACAATGGAATAGCAATATCAACCCATCAAAGCTACAGCATGTCGGGAAGCATAGAAGGCCGGGTACGGGGGTTCGATCTTGATTATCTGTGCATCCGGAGCAAAGCTGTTAATGAAATAAGAGAACAAACTGGTGACGCTATACACCGTGTCCGCAAGGAATCCAAACCCCTGGTCATTGAATTTATAACAGATCGGGTCGCGTCCCACAGTAAAGGCGATGATACTAGAAGTGCTGGTGAGCTTGAAAGAGTCCAAGAGAACTACTGGTACAACCAAATGAAAGCCAGCGATAAGGCAAGGGTAGATAAGCTTGAAGAAGCTGTCCGGAATCAAATGCAAACGCTGCAGGAACTTGTCATACACAGAGAGGGAGCAGAATGGGCGGACTATGAAAAAAGAAAAAATAAATGA
- a CDS encoding acyl carrier protein → MTLKEIVADILAIPDKETIHEDLSPQNAPEWTSLKHIKLITTIEDTYKVKFSFKEVKSLKNLAAFITVLKSKGVSNEIFE, encoded by the coding sequence ATGACATTAAAAGAGATTGTTGCGGATATTCTGGCCATACCGGACAAAGAAACGATTCACGAAGACTTGTCACCGCAAAATGCTCCGGAATGGACAAGCCTGAAGCATATCAAGTTAATCACAACTATTGAAGATACCTATAAGGTGAAGTTCTCCTTCAAGGAAGTGAAAAGCTTGAAAAATCTTGCCGCCTTTATAACGGTCTTAAAGAGCAAAGGAGTAAGCAATGAAATCTTTGAATAA